A single region of the Arthrobacter sp. zg-Y820 genome encodes:
- a CDS encoding histidine kinase, producing the protein MIDSPASHAGIRSSSGARRRPRPTPRVPRVPRLPWQTGEDWERPGPTREQLRRDVLGAALVLLISAVALESSRGFGAMSGDDRPFWVQHLVMALMVLPLAVRRRFPITVLLVASGLFLGLSMYMPGLGAQLGFQAAYFAAIYAAVAWSRNRRLLNLALVLVIAAMALWLLLTFTVSQSYDAFLQEIQEQNDSHDGLMSPMVSYAVYTVLLNAAYFGGAILFGRTSWRSALQREQLSQQAEQLKIQSAVLAHQAVVNERLRIARELHDVVAHHIAVIGVHAGAARRVLAKKPETTAAALQTIEESSREAVDEMRSLLGVLRASDEGEPANDGGIHRRPEPGLAELDGLVAEHRANGLKVSFSRVEDLPGALDSVSAPLSLSIYRTVQESLANVRRHSTAGAAVVALRTGSSGDARWLEVETVDDGRPRSGAASGSGFGLRGIRERAALHGGTAEIGPRTGGGWRVRVRVPIR; encoded by the coding sequence ATGATCGATTCCCCGGCCTCCCACGCCGGCATCCGGAGCAGTTCCGGGGCCCGCCGCCGGCCGCGCCCAACTCCCCGGGTTCCCCGAGTTCCCCGGCTGCCCTGGCAAACCGGTGAGGACTGGGAGCGCCCAGGCCCGACGCGGGAGCAGCTGCGGCGGGATGTGCTCGGCGCCGCCCTCGTCTTACTGATCAGCGCCGTGGCGCTGGAGAGCAGCCGCGGCTTCGGTGCCATGAGCGGCGATGACCGCCCCTTCTGGGTGCAGCATCTGGTGATGGCGCTGATGGTGCTGCCGCTGGCAGTGAGGCGCCGTTTTCCGATCACCGTGCTGCTCGTGGCATCGGGCCTCTTCTTGGGCCTAAGCATGTACATGCCGGGCCTCGGCGCCCAGCTTGGCTTCCAGGCGGCCTACTTCGCCGCGATCTACGCCGCGGTGGCGTGGTCGCGGAACCGCCGCCTGCTGAACCTTGCCCTGGTGCTGGTGATAGCGGCGATGGCCCTGTGGCTGCTGCTTACCTTCACCGTCTCGCAGTCCTACGACGCCTTCCTTCAGGAAATCCAGGAGCAGAACGACAGCCACGACGGCCTGATGTCGCCGATGGTTTCGTATGCGGTCTACACCGTCCTGCTCAACGCCGCCTACTTCGGCGGGGCGATTCTGTTCGGCCGCACCTCCTGGCGCAGCGCCCTCCAGCGCGAGCAGCTCTCCCAGCAGGCCGAGCAGCTCAAGATCCAGTCCGCTGTGCTGGCCCACCAGGCCGTGGTCAACGAGCGGCTGCGGATCGCGAGGGAACTGCACGACGTCGTCGCGCACCACATCGCCGTGATCGGCGTCCACGCCGGGGCTGCGCGCCGGGTACTGGCGAAGAAGCCCGAAACCACTGCCGCAGCCCTGCAGACCATTGAGGAATCAAGCCGCGAGGCGGTGGATGAAATGCGTTCGCTGCTGGGGGTGCTGCGCGCATCCGACGAGGGGGAACCCGCGAACGACGGCGGCATCCACCGCCGGCCCGAGCCCGGCCTGGCGGAGCTGGACGGGCTGGTCGCCGAGCATCGCGCCAACGGGCTCAAAGTGTCCTTTTCCCGGGTCGAAGATCTTCCGGGCGCGCTGGACTCGGTGTCCGCCCCGCTGTCGCTGTCGATCTACCGCACGGTGCAGGAATCCCTGGCGAACGTGCGCCGGCATTCCACCGCCGGCGCCGCCGTCGTCGCCCTGCGCACCGGCTCGTCCGGCGACGCCCGCTGGCTGGAAGTGGAAACGGTCGACGACGGCAGGCCGCGTTCCGGTGCGGCCTCCGGCTCCGGCTTCGGGTTGCGGGGAATCCGGGAACGGGCAGCCCTGCACGGCGGAACCGCCGAAATCGGACCGCGGACCGGCGGCGGCTGGCGGGTGCGGGTCCGGGTTCCGATTCGCTGA
- a CDS encoding ATP-binding cassette domain-containing protein, producing MLQVQDLTRKFGDKTAVDSVTFDVPSGQMTGFVGGNGAGKTTTMRMIMGVLTATGGEVLLDGSPVTAADRSRFGYMPEERGLYPKQPILDQLVYLGQLHRMSSAAARTEAMDLLERFTLADRHKDKLESLSLGNQQRVQIAASLLHRPSVLILDEPFSGLDPAAVDSMVELLRERTREGVPVLFSSHQLDLVDRLCDNLVVLKAGKVMASGSSEQLRAEAPRRHRITISPDAGWLRDEPGLEVIDVAGPTAVLEFDGDTTAQRVLGAALARGTVEEFTPLRPSLSEIYREVSA from the coding sequence ATGCTGCAGGTTCAAGACCTCACCCGGAAATTCGGGGACAAGACGGCGGTGGACAGCGTCACGTTCGACGTCCCGTCCGGCCAAATGACCGGATTTGTGGGCGGCAACGGCGCCGGAAAGACCACCACCATGCGCATGATCATGGGGGTGCTGACGGCCACCGGGGGCGAGGTGCTCCTCGACGGCTCCCCCGTGACCGCCGCTGACCGGTCCCGCTTCGGCTATATGCCCGAAGAACGGGGGCTCTATCCCAAGCAGCCCATCCTGGACCAGCTGGTCTACCTCGGCCAGCTCCACCGGATGAGCTCAGCTGCCGCCCGCACCGAAGCCATGGATCTGCTGGAACGGTTCACTCTGGCCGACAGGCACAAGGACAAGCTGGAGTCGCTGTCCCTGGGCAACCAGCAGCGGGTGCAGATCGCCGCGTCGCTGCTGCACCGGCCCAGCGTGCTGATCCTGGACGAGCCGTTCTCCGGGCTTGACCCTGCCGCGGTCGATTCCATGGTGGAGTTGCTGCGCGAGCGTACCCGCGAAGGTGTCCCCGTCCTGTTTTCCAGTCATCAGCTGGACCTCGTGGACCGGCTCTGCGACAACCTGGTGGTGCTCAAGGCCGGAAAGGTCATGGCCTCCGGATCCAGCGAGCAGCTGCGCGCCGAAGCGCCCCGCCGGCACCGCATCACCATTTCCCCGGATGCCGGTTGGCTGCGGGACGAGCCCGGCCTGGAGGTTATTGACGTAGCCGGACCCACGGCAGTGCTCGAGTTCGACGGCGACACCACCGCCCAGCGCGTGCTCGGCGCCGCCCTGGCCCGCGGCACGGTTGAAGAATTCACGCCGTTGAGGCCGTCACTCAGCGAAATTTACCGGGAGGTATCAGCATGA
- the malQ gene encoding 4-alpha-glucanotransferase, which translates to MTSPNSTDLPAESSTLLRELAAQHRVVTTFKGWDGTPREVSDETLRRVLSALGVGVESEEELAASLAGGRLAPWRQTLPGAVVVREHRSHSVAVHTPARKENRVWITLEDGNRREIEWPAVPSEELDVDGTRIVRTMVLLPDDLPLGWHRLEVEGGGGQAETVLVVTPERLTTTAELSRRRAWGLMAQLYSVRSSRSWGIGDLNDLADLAALSGADHGAGFILINPLHAAEPVPPLEPSPYLPATRRFFNPLYIRVEDIPEYGYLPGEARAKVEDAARTLGAANLSAEQLDRNSTYAAKLAALEDIFAVPRSFAREKQFEQFCALEGQGLENFALWCALTETLPAGAPEWERITGPDSPYVQEHGAELAARGQFYKWLQWICDQQLENVQSVARRAGMAIGVVHDLAVGVHPAGADAWMLRPVLAPGVSVGAPPDMFNQQGQDWSQPPWHPQRLADAGYLPYRDMLRTVLRHAGGIRVDHILGLFRQWWIPSGSSPGDGAYVHFDHEALIGILALEAERAGAVVIGEDLGVFEPWVQEYLGERGVLGTSILWFEQTETGPRLPEEYRQGALTTVNTHDLPPAAGYLAGEHVDLRASLGLLSRPVEEERELDAAAQEALLSLVRTRGLLADTGAVGAEKIQQTVEALHSFILQTPSVLLGVSLTDAVGERQTQNQPGTGDEYPNWRIPLCGPDGQAILLDDLPSNDRFNSLANLMQRSI; encoded by the coding sequence ATGACTTCACCGAACTCCACAGACCTTCCGGCCGAAAGCAGCACGCTGCTGCGTGAGCTCGCAGCCCAGCACCGCGTTGTCACCACCTTCAAGGGATGGGACGGAACGCCCCGCGAGGTGTCGGATGAAACCCTGCGCAGGGTGCTCTCCGCGCTTGGAGTCGGAGTGGAGTCCGAGGAAGAGTTGGCGGCGTCCCTGGCTGGCGGGCGGCTGGCACCGTGGCGACAGACTCTGCCCGGCGCCGTCGTCGTTCGCGAACACAGGAGCCACTCCGTCGCCGTGCACACCCCCGCGCGGAAGGAAAACCGCGTCTGGATAACGTTGGAAGACGGGAACCGCCGGGAGATCGAGTGGCCGGCGGTTCCCAGCGAGGAACTGGATGTCGACGGAACCCGGATCGTCCGCACCATGGTGCTGCTGCCCGACGACCTGCCGCTGGGGTGGCACCGACTGGAGGTTGAGGGCGGCGGCGGTCAGGCCGAAACTGTCCTGGTCGTCACGCCGGAACGCCTGACGACGACGGCGGAGCTCTCCCGCCGCCGCGCCTGGGGGCTGATGGCGCAGCTGTACTCGGTGCGGTCCTCCCGGTCCTGGGGGATCGGCGACCTCAACGACCTGGCGGATCTGGCCGCGCTCTCCGGAGCCGACCATGGTGCCGGGTTCATCCTGATCAACCCGCTGCACGCCGCCGAACCCGTGCCGCCGCTGGAGCCGTCACCGTATCTGCCGGCCACGCGGCGCTTTTTCAATCCGCTCTATATCCGGGTGGAAGACATACCGGAGTACGGCTACCTTCCCGGCGAGGCCAGGGCAAAGGTCGAGGACGCGGCACGTACCCTGGGCGCGGCGAACCTGTCGGCGGAGCAGCTGGACCGGAACTCCACCTATGCGGCCAAGCTGGCAGCGCTGGAAGACATTTTCGCGGTGCCGCGCAGTTTTGCCCGGGAAAAGCAGTTTGAACAGTTCTGTGCCCTGGAAGGCCAGGGGTTGGAAAACTTCGCCCTGTGGTGCGCGCTGACGGAAACGCTGCCGGCCGGAGCTCCGGAATGGGAGCGGATCACCGGACCCGACAGCCCCTACGTGCAGGAACACGGTGCCGAGCTTGCTGCCCGCGGACAGTTCTACAAATGGCTGCAGTGGATCTGCGATCAGCAGCTCGAAAACGTCCAGTCAGTTGCCCGCCGCGCCGGCATGGCCATCGGCGTCGTCCATGACCTCGCCGTTGGCGTGCATCCGGCCGGAGCCGACGCCTGGATGCTGCGTCCGGTCCTGGCGCCCGGCGTGTCCGTGGGCGCACCGCCGGACATGTTCAACCAGCAGGGCCAGGACTGGAGCCAGCCCCCGTGGCATCCGCAGCGGCTGGCCGACGCCGGTTACCTGCCGTATCGGGACATGCTGCGCACGGTGCTGCGGCATGCCGGCGGCATCCGCGTCGACCACATCCTCGGACTGTTCCGGCAGTGGTGGATTCCGTCCGGATCTTCTCCGGGCGACGGCGCTTATGTGCACTTTGACCACGAAGCCCTGATCGGAATCCTGGCGCTCGAAGCCGAACGCGCCGGCGCCGTCGTCATCGGCGAGGACCTGGGGGTGTTCGAGCCCTGGGTGCAGGAATACCTCGGGGAGCGCGGCGTGCTGGGTACGTCCATCCTGTGGTTCGAACAGACGGAGACCGGTCCGCGCCTGCCGGAGGAGTACCGGCAGGGGGCACTGACCACCGTGAACACCCATGACCTGCCGCCTGCCGCAGGCTACCTGGCCGGGGAACACGTGGACCTCCGCGCGTCCCTGGGCCTGCTGAGCCGCCCGGTGGAGGAGGAGCGGGAGCTCGACGCCGCGGCTCAGGAAGCCCTGCTGTCCCTGGTGCGCACCCGGGGGCTGCTGGCGGATACGGGTGCCGTCGGCGCCGAGAAGATACAGCAGACCGTCGAGGCGCTGCATTCCTTTATCCTGCAGACGCCGTCGGTGCTCCTCGGGGTGTCCCTGACCGACGCGGTGGGGGAGCGGCAAACCCAAAACCAGCCCGGCACGGGGGACGAATATCCCAACTGGCGCATCCCCCTGTGCGGACCGGACGGGCAGGCCATCCTGCTCGATGACCTGCCGTCCAACGACCGCTTCAACTCCTTGGCGAACCTGATGCAGCGGTCGATCTAG
- a CDS encoding DUF6221 family protein has translation MDIVDFLLTRFQDDAAESRKLLTARGVSPSDRWYEERLLRECEAKLMLIEIIGGARRNALARMVMDPDGQGKQFADELEWTTLALAAMAAAYQDHPDYQDVWRLTEKRS, from the coding sequence ATGGATATCGTGGACTTCCTGCTGACCCGCTTCCAGGACGATGCCGCGGAGTCCCGCAAGCTCCTGACGGCCCGAGGTGTTTCCCCTTCCGACCGCTGGTATGAGGAGCGGCTGCTGCGCGAATGCGAGGCCAAGCTAATGCTGATCGAGATTATTGGCGGTGCCAGACGCAACGCCCTCGCCCGGATGGTCATGGATCCGGACGGCCAGGGGAAGCAGTTCGCGGACGAGCTGGAATGGACAACCCTGGCGCTGGCGGCCATGGCTGCTGCCTACCAGGACCATCCGGATTATCAGGATGTCTGGCGGCTCACCGAAAAGCGGAGCTGA
- a CDS encoding ABC transporter permease, whose product MSTTETRRPDSSAPQRPEPAEDNTPPWAIVTLREVMVKARDRSYLISTVVTLVLIVGAVVFNAYMANRGTDYTVAVTAGSGASVVDTAGQSASADGSTEFEAVTADSPEAARNLVSDGEADAALLQDSDGTWTLVGDEEIDSGLRSSVAEALRITVINDNAEAAGMTGTELLAGSELEDELLDGDADNALLATIVGFAFSFLFYMSAIIFGMAIASSVLEEKQNRVVEILATAIPIRQLLYGKVAGNTVLAMVQLALYGGAALLALNFTDTADMVGMIIPASGWFLVFFLAGFMILASAWAMLGAMASRSEDLNNSSTPVLGVIFAALFAGMFAEGQLLVIASFVPVVSSVAMPIRMLNSEIPLWETFLSLGIALAAAYALLRFSENIYRRAVMQSGGALTLRKAMKLES is encoded by the coding sequence ATGAGCACCACCGAGACCCGCCGCCCTGATTCCTCGGCGCCTCAACGGCCGGAACCGGCGGAGGACAACACTCCCCCCTGGGCCATCGTCACCCTGCGCGAGGTTATGGTGAAGGCCCGCGACCGCAGCTACCTGATTTCCACTGTGGTCACCCTTGTGCTGATCGTGGGTGCCGTGGTGTTCAACGCCTACATGGCCAACCGCGGCACCGACTACACCGTGGCCGTGACCGCAGGGTCCGGAGCGTCGGTGGTGGACACCGCCGGCCAAAGTGCCTCCGCTGACGGCAGCACCGAATTTGAGGCGGTTACTGCCGACTCCCCCGAGGCTGCACGGAACCTGGTCAGCGACGGGGAGGCCGACGCCGCGCTGCTGCAGGACTCCGACGGCACCTGGACACTGGTGGGCGACGAGGAAATCGACAGCGGACTGCGCTCATCGGTCGCTGAAGCTCTGCGGATCACCGTTATTAATGACAACGCCGAAGCGGCTGGAATGACCGGCACGGAGCTGCTGGCCGGAAGCGAACTGGAGGACGAACTGCTGGACGGCGATGCCGACAACGCCCTGCTGGCCACCATCGTCGGCTTTGCCTTCAGCTTCCTGTTCTACATGTCGGCCATCATTTTCGGCATGGCCATCGCCAGCTCGGTCCTGGAGGAAAAGCAGAACCGGGTCGTGGAAATCCTCGCCACCGCCATTCCCATCCGGCAGCTGCTCTACGGCAAGGTGGCGGGCAATACCGTCCTGGCCATGGTCCAGCTGGCGCTGTACGGCGGGGCTGCCCTGCTGGCGCTGAACTTCACGGACACCGCGGACATGGTGGGAATGATCATTCCGGCCTCCGGCTGGTTCCTGGTGTTCTTCCTCGCCGGGTTCATGATCCTGGCATCCGCCTGGGCCATGCTGGGTGCCATGGCCAGCCGCAGCGAAGACCTGAACAACAGCTCCACACCGGTCCTCGGCGTCATCTTTGCGGCACTGTTTGCCGGCATGTTCGCCGAGGGACAGCTGCTGGTCATCGCCTCCTTCGTTCCGGTGGTTTCCTCCGTCGCCATGCCCATCCGGATGCTGAACAGCGAGATTCCGCTGTGGGAAACCTTCCTGTCCCTCGGCATTGCCCTGGCCGCGGCCTACGCCCTGCTGCGGTTCAGCGAAAACATCTACCGCCGCGCCGTCATGCAGAGCGGAGGCGCGCTGACCCTGCGCAAGGCCATGAAGCTGGAGTCCTAG
- a CDS encoding response regulator transcription factor yields the protein MEPIRVLLADDQALVRAGFAMMLSVEDDVEVVGQVANGREAVDFAAAYPVDVILMDVQMPVLDGIRATEEVVQAGLAKVIILTTFERDDYLFDAIRSGASGFLLKNADPDDLVAAVHAVASGHALLAPEVTVRVIERFARQLGSEQAPAAAGTPAPLSAHHRKLLESLTSREREVLVNVAAGCSNAEIASRMFVAEATVKTHVSNLLAKIQVRDRVQAVVFAYESGLILPGETAAEMPGDRHR from the coding sequence ATGGAACCGATCCGGGTCCTGCTGGCGGATGATCAGGCGTTGGTGCGTGCGGGCTTCGCCATGATGCTTTCGGTGGAAGATGACGTCGAGGTTGTGGGGCAGGTGGCCAACGGCCGCGAGGCAGTGGACTTCGCCGCGGCCTACCCCGTGGACGTAATCCTGATGGATGTGCAGATGCCGGTGCTGGACGGAATCAGGGCCACTGAGGAGGTGGTGCAGGCCGGTCTGGCCAAGGTGATCATCCTGACCACGTTTGAACGCGACGACTACCTCTTTGATGCCATCCGCTCCGGTGCCAGCGGCTTCCTGCTGAAGAACGCCGACCCGGATGACCTGGTGGCGGCGGTGCACGCCGTGGCCAGCGGCCATGCCTTGCTTGCACCGGAAGTCACGGTCCGTGTCATCGAGCGGTTCGCCCGCCAGCTGGGGTCCGAACAGGCGCCCGCGGCCGCCGGGACACCGGCTCCCCTTTCCGCTCACCACCGCAAGCTCCTGGAATCCCTGACGTCCCGGGAGCGCGAAGTCCTGGTAAATGTGGCCGCCGGATGCAGCAACGCCGAGATCGCTTCCCGCATGTTCGTGGCCGAGGCAACGGTCAAGACGCATGTTTCCAACCTGCTCGCCAAAATCCAGGTCCGCGACCGGGTGCAGGCCGTGGTGTTCGCCTACGAATCCGGCCTCATCCTTCCGGGGGAGACCGCTGCTGAAATGCCCGGCGACCGGCACCGCTGA
- a CDS encoding SDR family oxidoreductase — MLLNRKTAVIYGGGGAVGGAVARAFAREGARVYLAGRSPEKLEAVAREIRADGGLAETALLDATNAQAVDAHAKDVAAASGSLDISMNVIQHGDVQGSPMVDMYVEDYLRPVSTAVQSMFLTARAAARHMMRQRSGVILAFGGSGDTTPGNYYGGLITAFEAIEAMRRQLAVELGEYGIRVVTLRSGGIPESLPADLDGREDITNSIVEATLLRRAATLEEVGYAAAFAASDKAASMTAATLNISAGALMDR; from the coding sequence ATGCTGCTCAACAGGAAAACCGCCGTCATCTACGGCGGAGGAGGAGCGGTCGGGGGAGCGGTGGCCCGTGCCTTCGCCCGCGAGGGGGCCCGTGTCTACCTGGCCGGCCGCAGTCCGGAGAAGCTGGAGGCCGTGGCACGGGAGATCCGCGCCGACGGCGGGCTGGCAGAGACGGCGCTGCTGGACGCCACCAACGCGCAGGCCGTGGATGCGCATGCCAAGGATGTGGCGGCAGCCTCCGGGAGCCTGGACATCTCGATGAACGTGATCCAGCACGGCGATGTCCAGGGTTCGCCGATGGTGGACATGTACGTGGAGGATTATCTGCGCCCGGTATCCACCGCGGTGCAGTCCATGTTCCTGACAGCCAGGGCAGCCGCCAGGCATATGATGCGGCAGCGGTCAGGCGTGATCCTGGCGTTCGGGGGCTCCGGCGACACGACGCCGGGAAACTACTACGGCGGGCTCATCACTGCGTTCGAAGCCATTGAGGCGATGCGGCGGCAACTGGCCGTCGAGCTCGGTGAATACGGCATCCGCGTGGTCACGCTGCGCAGCGGCGGCATTCCGGAATCCCTGCCGGCGGACCTGGACGGCCGCGAGGATATAACCAACAGCATTGTCGAAGCCACGCTGCTGCGGCGGGCAGCAACACTGGAAGAGGTGGGTTATGCGGCAGCGTTCGCGGCCTCGGACAAGGCGGCCAGCATGACAGCCGCTACCTTGAACATCAGCGCCGGAGCCTTGATGGACCGCTAG